The Aureimonas mangrovi genome contains the following window.
GTGAGACATCATGCGTATGCGCAAATTTGGAAACTCCGGCCTGATCGTGTCGGAGATCAGCTTCGGCGCCATGACCTTCGGCGGAACGGACGGCATCTGGGGACAGGTCGGCAGGCTTGGCCAGGAGGAGGCCGACGCCCTGGTCAAGGCCGCGCTCGATGCCGGCATCAACCTCTTCGACACGGCCAATATCTACGCGCATGGCCGCAGCGAGGAAATCCTCGGACAATCGCTGAAGAACCTCGGCGTGGCACGTGACGACGTCGTGGTCGCCACCAAGGCGGCATCGGCGATGGGCGAGGGGCCGAACCGGCGCGGTGGCTCGCGTGGGCACATTCTCGCGGAGGCACGAGCCAGCTTGAAGCGCCTCGGGCTCGATCATATCGACCTCTACCAGATCCACGCCTTCGACCCCGCCACCCCGATCGAGGAGACGCTGGAGGCGCTGGACACGCTCGTGAGGGCCGGCGACGTGAACTATGTCGGGCTGTCGAACTGGGCCGCCTGGCAGATCATGAAGGCGATCGGCATCACACGCGCGCGCAACCTCGCGCCGATCACCTCGCTGCAGGCCTACTACACGCTGGTCGGGCGCGAGCTCGAGCGGGAGATCGCGCCGCTCCTGTCCTCGGAGGGCGTCGGCCTCATGGTGTGGAGCCCGCTCGCGGGCGGCTACCTCACCGGCAAGTATTCGGATGGCGGCGACGGTGCGGGCGGCCGGCAGACCGATCTGGACTTCCCGCCGATCGACCGGGTGCGCGGCGAGCCGCTGATCGAGGTGCTGCGGGCGGTGGCCGACAAGCACGACAGCCAGCCGGCGCAGATCGCGATCGCCTGGCTCCTGAAGCAGCCCGTCGTCTCGACCGTCCTCGTGGGGGCCAAGCGCGTGGAGCAGCTTCAGGCGAACCTCAGGGCCATCGAGATCGCGCTCGACGAGGAAGACATGGCACGGCTCGACGCTGTGAGCGCCCTGCCGAACGAGTATCCGGGCTGGTCGCTCGCGCAGACTGCGGATCGCGCCGTCTTGGCCTGAGTTGCGGCCCAAGGTGGACGAAAGCGCGCTCCGTCACGACATGGGGGCGACTTCAGTGTTCGCTCACTCTCGGAGAACGACATGAAAGCGGCGATCTACGACCGGAACGGCGGCCCGGACGTCCTGCGATATGCCGATGTGCCGGACGCCCGGCCCGGTGAAGGCGAGGTGCTGATCGCCGTCGAGGCGATCTCGATCGAGGGCGGCGACCTCATCCATCGGCGCATCGCGCCGCCGCCCGGTCCAGGCCATATCGTCGGTTACGCGGCTGCCGGCACGGTCGTCGCTACCGGCGCCGGCGTTACGACGAGAAAGGTCGGCGAGCGGGTGACGAGCTTCGCGCTCGCCGGCTCGCATGCCAGCCTGCGCGCCGTGCCGGCCCACCAGACATGGCTCGTGCCGGAGGGCCTCGACATGGCGGATGCCGCCGCGTTGCCGATTTCCTTCGGCACCGCCCACCACTGCCTCTTCGCGCGCGGCGCGCTGAAGGCCGGGGAGACCGTCCTGGTACAGGCGGCGGCCGGCGGCGTGGGGCTCGCCACGATCCAGCTTGCCAAGGCGGGCGGCGGTCGCGTCATCGCCGTCTCCAGCGGCGCAGACCGCTTGGAAAGGCTTCGTGAACTCGGCGCCGACCATGTTCTCGATCATCGCAGCGACGATATCGCCGAGGCCGTCCGCGAGTTGACCGAGGGCCGTGGCGCCGATCTTGTGGTCGACCCCGTCGGCACGACGCTCCCGGTCTCGCTCAAGGCGCTCGTGCCGGAAGGTCGGCTCGTCTTCGTCGGCAATGCCGGCGGCGGCGCGCTGAATCCGGATCTGTGGCCCGCAATGGAGGCGAACCAGACGCTGCTCGGGGTCTACATGGGCACGCAGTTCGGCTATCCGCAGGTTGCGGCGACAGTGGACAGGATGCTGGCGGACGTTGCGGCCGGAACCTTGCACGTGCCGATCGACCGTCGCTTCGCGCTGGCCGAGGCGGCGAAGGCGCATGAGCACGCCGAGCGGGGCAAGCCCTTCGGCCGAGTCGTCATGCAGCCGTAAGAGGCGAAGAGGGGACGAGCGGATGCAGGATGTGAAGGTGGCCGTCGCGGGGTTCGGCGGTGTCGGGCGCGCGACGGCGAAGCTGCTTCTAGAGCGACGCGAGCGCTATCGCGCCGTCCATGGCGCCGATGTACGGCTCGTGGCCGTCTGCGGTTCGCGCGCCGGGCTGTTCGATGCCGACGGGCTCGAGGCCGACCGCCTCGACGCGCTGGAGGACGGCCTCACCGGGCCGGACTTCGTCGCGACAAGCGGAGCGGACATCCTGATCGAGGCCGGGCCGACGGACATCCGCACGGGCGGGCCGGGCCTTGCCTATCTGACGGCGGCGCTTTCCGAGGGGCGCGATACCATCGCGATCTCGAAGGGCGCTCTCGTCCATAGCGGCCGGCCCTTGCGCGAACTCGCGAGACGCTCCGGCGCGCTCCTGAAGATGAGCGGCGCGGCGGCCGCTGCGCTTCCGACGATAGACCTCGTGCAGCACAGTCTTCTCGGCTGCACGGTGCTGAAGGTCGAAGGCATCCTCAACGCCACGACCAACTTCCTTCTCGACGCGATGACGCAGCGCGGGCTCGATTTCGCCGAGGCGCTGCGCGAGGCGCAGGCCAAGGGCTTCGCCGAGGCCGACCCGCGCAACGACACGCAGGGGTGGGACACGGCGGCCAAGCTCCTGATCCTCGCCAATTTCGGGCTCGGCCTCGATATCGCGTTGGACGACGTGACCGTGACCGGCATCGAAGGCGTGACCCGTGCCGACCTCGAGGGCTGGGCGCGCGACGGGGTGGCGCCCCGCCTCGTCGGCAGCCTCGTGTGCGAGGGTGACGCGATGCGCGCCGAGGTCGGCATTCGCACCTATCGGGCTGACGATCCGTTCGCGCTCGTGAGCGGCAAGAACAAGGCGATCCGCATCGTGACGGACGCGATGGGCGAGACCTTGGCGATCGGGGCGGGCACCGAGCCGCTCGCGACGGCGGCGGCCGCGCTGAAAGACCTCGAACACATCCTGATCGCGCGGGCGGGCGGGAGAACGGCTTCGACGATGGAGAGCATTCTATGACGGCACGCAGCGTGCAGGCCCTTCGCCATGTCGGCTTCGAGGACCTCGGCAGTTTCGAGGCGCCCTTGCGCGCGGCTGGCTACGGCATCGAATATGTCGACGTCGCCGAACGCGACCCGGCCTCGCTCGACCCGCTCGGTCCGGATCTTCTCGTGGTGCTCGGCGGGCCGATCGGCGTCTATGACGACGCGGCCTATCCGGTGGTGACGGCCGAGCGCACGCTTCTGAAGGCGCGCCTCGAGGCGGGTCGGCCGACGCTCGGCATCTGCCTCGGCGCGCAGCTCATGGCCGCCGCGCTCGGCTCGCGCGTCTATCCGGGGCCGGCCAAGGAGATCGGCTGGTCGGCGCTGGAGCTGACCGAGGCCGGGACGCGCCATCCCATCGCCGCGCTGGAGGGCGTTCCGGTGCTGCACTGGCACGGCGACACGTTCGATCTGCCCGAGGGCTGCGAAAGGCTGGCCTCGACACCGATCTGCCGCAACCAGGCGTTTTCGCGCGGACGCAACGTCCTTGGGCTGCAGTTCCATCCCGAGGCCGTGGCGGCGCGTTTCGAGCACTGGCTCCTCGGCCATGCATCCGAGCTCGCGACCTCCGGGATCGATCCGGTGGCGCTGAGAGTGGATGCAGCGCGCTACGGCGCCGGGCTGGAGAGCGCCGGCGCCGCGATGCTGGCACGATGGCTCGATGGCCTCGAAGCATGAGGGGCGCCCGGCGGACTGCCGCCGGGCGCTCACTTGTGAACCTCAGGCGGAGGCGCGCAGTTCCTTCGCCGCCGCCACCATGTTGACGAGGGCAGGGCGCACCTCGTCCCACTTGCGCGTCTTCAGGCCGCAATCCGGATTCACCCAGATCTGGCCGGCCGAAAGGCGGGCGAGCGCGAGCTTCAGGAGATCGGTCATCTCCTGGGTCGCCGGAACGCGTGGCGAGTGGATGTCGTAGACGCCGGGGCCGATCTCGTTCGGGTACTTGTAGGTCTCGAACGCCCCGAGAAGCTCCATGCGCGAGCGCGAGGTCTCGATGGAGATGACGTCGGCGTCCATCGCGCCGATCGCCTCGATGATGTCGTTGAACTCCGAGTAGCACATGTGGGTGTGGATCTGCGTTTCGTCGGCAACGCCCGACGAACAGAGACGGAAGCATTCCACGGCCCAGTCGAGATAGGCCGCCCAGTCGCGCCGGCGCAGCGGCAGGCCCTCGCGAAGCGCCGCCTCGTCGATCTGGATCATCGCCGCGCCCGCCGCCTCGAGGTCGGCGACCTCGTCGCGGATGGCGAGCGCGATCTGCCGGCAGGTCTCGGCCCGCGGCTGGTCGTCGCGCACGAAAGACCAGTTGAGGATCGTCACCGGGCCGGTGAGCATGCCCTTCATCGGCTTCGTCGTGAGGCTTTGCGCATAACGCCACCAGGCGACGGTCATTGGCTCGGGGCGTGAGACGTCGCCGAAGACGATCGGCGGGCGCACGTAGCGCGAGCCGTAGCTCTGCACCCAGGCGTGTTTGGTGAAGACGAAGCCGGACAGCTGCTCGCCGAAATACTGCACCATGTCGTTGCGCTCGAACTCGCCGTGGACGAGGACGTCGAGCCCGATCTCCTCCTGCCAGCGCACGGCCCGTTCCGTCTCCTCTCGCAGGAAGGCCTCGTAGTCGGCGCTGCTCAGCGCTCCCTTGGCGTTGGCCGAGCGGGCCTTGCGCACCTCCGAGGTCTGCGGGAAGGAGCCGATCGTGGTGGTCGGGAAAGCCGGCAGCGAAAGGCGACCTGCCTGCGCCTTGCGGCGCTCGGCAAAGGCTCCCTTGCGCCGGGCGGCCGAAGCGTCGAGCCCGGCGATGCGCGCGCGCACGCCCGTATCATTGACGCGCGGCGAGGCCCGGCGCGCCT
Protein-coding sequences here:
- a CDS encoding aldo/keto reductase; its protein translation is MRMRKFGNSGLIVSEISFGAMTFGGTDGIWGQVGRLGQEEADALVKAALDAGINLFDTANIYAHGRSEEILGQSLKNLGVARDDVVVATKAASAMGEGPNRRGGSRGHILAEARASLKRLGLDHIDLYQIHAFDPATPIEETLEALDTLVRAGDVNYVGLSNWAAWQIMKAIGITRARNLAPITSLQAYYTLVGRELEREIAPLLSSEGVGLMVWSPLAGGYLTGKYSDGGDGAGGRQTDLDFPPIDRVRGEPLIEVLRAVADKHDSQPAQIAIAWLLKQPVVSTVLVGAKRVEQLQANLRAIEIALDEEDMARLDAVSALPNEYPGWSLAQTADRAVLA
- a CDS encoding quinone oxidoreductase family protein — protein: MKAAIYDRNGGPDVLRYADVPDARPGEGEVLIAVEAISIEGGDLIHRRIAPPPGPGHIVGYAAAGTVVATGAGVTTRKVGERVTSFALAGSHASLRAVPAHQTWLVPEGLDMADAAALPISFGTAHHCLFARGALKAGETVLVQAAAGGVGLATIQLAKAGGGRVIAVSSGADRLERLRELGADHVLDHRSDDIAEAVRELTEGRGADLVVDPVGTTLPVSLKALVPEGRLVFVGNAGGGALNPDLWPAMEANQTLLGVYMGTQFGYPQVAATVDRMLADVAAGTLHVPIDRRFALAEAAKAHEHAERGKPFGRVVMQP
- a CDS encoding homoserine dehydrogenase; the encoded protein is MQDVKVAVAGFGGVGRATAKLLLERRERYRAVHGADVRLVAVCGSRAGLFDADGLEADRLDALEDGLTGPDFVATSGADILIEAGPTDIRTGGPGLAYLTAALSEGRDTIAISKGALVHSGRPLRELARRSGALLKMSGAAAAALPTIDLVQHSLLGCTVLKVEGILNATTNFLLDAMTQRGLDFAEALREAQAKGFAEADPRNDTQGWDTAAKLLILANFGLGLDIALDDVTVTGIEGVTRADLEGWARDGVAPRLVGSLVCEGDAMRAEVGIRTYRADDPFALVSGKNKAIRIVTDAMGETLAIGAGTEPLATAAAALKDLEHILIARAGGRTASTMESIL
- a CDS encoding glutamine amidotransferase yields the protein MTARSVQALRHVGFEDLGSFEAPLRAAGYGIEYVDVAERDPASLDPLGPDLLVVLGGPIGVYDDAAYPVVTAERTLLKARLEAGRPTLGICLGAQLMAAALGSRVYPGPAKEIGWSALELTEAGTRHPIAALEGVPVLHWHGDTFDLPEGCERLASTPICRNQAFSRGRNVLGLQFHPEAVAARFEHWLLGHASELATSGIDPVALRVDAARYGAGLESAGAAMLARWLDGLEA